In the Chitinivibrionales bacterium genome, one interval contains:
- a CDS encoding anti-sigma factor antagonist (This anti-anti-sigma factor, or anti-sigma factor antagonist, belongs to a family that includes characterized members SpoIIAA, RsbV, RsfA, and RsfB.), whose translation MAIKIKAKKHKDIPVLEITGKISSEDAIKISKRLENMAKKPFQQLVIDLSSINYLDSHWLGVFVYSWRLFQENNKELIFCIPPGFVLDLFTNSNLDRSFKIIHSLDSI comes from the coding sequence ATGGCAATTAAAATTAAAGCAAAGAAACATAAGGATATTCCGGTGTTGGAGATTACCGGAAAGATTTCTTCTGAGGATGCAATCAAAATATCCAAAAGACTCGAGAATATGGCCAAAAAACCGTTTCAGCAGCTTGTGATTGACCTCAGTTCAATCAATTACCTCGACAGCCACTGGCTGGGTGTATTTGTATACTCGTGGAGACTTTTTCAGGAAAATAACAAAGAACTGATTTTCTGCATTCCGCCGGGATTTGTCCTGGATCTTTTCACCAACTCCAACCTCGACAGGAGTTTCAAGATAATTCATTCGCTCGATTCAATCTAA